A region from the Ammospiza nelsoni isolate bAmmNel1 chromosome 1, bAmmNel1.pri, whole genome shotgun sequence genome encodes:
- the KCNV1 gene encoding potassium voltage-gated channel subfamily V member 1 has protein sequence MKSPPCCMSLSSQASLEEPGSSTSLGSLESSVFSSEEEQGPLLQKVIPSLDCFTINVGGSRFVMSQQTLSCYPDTRLGKLAVVVSAARDVASGLLELCDDANLVENEYFFDRSSQAFHYILNYYQTGRLHVMEQLCALSFLQEIQYWGLDELSIDSCCRDRYFRRKELSEALDIKKDAEELDAQDEEEDFSGSLCPNVRQKLWELLEKPGSSAAARTFGTLSMVFVVVSIANMALISVELSWLAPALLDALEYLCIAWFTAEFVLRLLCARDRCRFLRSVANIIDLLAILPFYITLLVESLCGGESSQELENVGRIVQVLRLLRALRMLKLGRHSTGLRSLGMTIAQCYEEVGLLLLFLSVGISIFSTVEYFVEQGVPGTTFTSVPGAWWWATTSMTTVGYGDIRPDTTIGKVVAFMCILSGILVLALPIAIINDRFSACYFTLKIKEAALRQREALKKLMKNSSSDSNINVNLRDIYARSVMDMLRLKSRERASTRSSGADEFWF, from the exons ATGAAGTCGCCTCCCTGCTGCATGTCTCTTTCTTCCCAAGCATCCTTGGAGGAACCGGGGAGTAGCACATCCCTGGGTTCACTGGAGTCCAGTGTTTTCTCTAGTGAGGAAGAGCAGGGGCCCCTGCTCCAGAAGGTCATTCCCTCTCTGGACTGCTTTACTATCAATGTAGGAGGCAGCCGCTTTGTGATGTCCCAGCAAACTTTGTCTTGCTACCCTGACACCCGTCTTGGCAAACTGGCAGTAGTGGTCTCTGCTGCCCGGGACGTGGCTTCTGGCCTCCTTGAGCTTTGTGATGATGCCAACCTTGTGGAGAATGAGTATTTCTTTGACCGGAGCTCACAGGCGTTTCACTACATCCTGAATTACTACCAGACAGGGAGGCTGCATGtgatggagcagctgtgtgCGCTCTCTTTCCTGCAAGAGATCCAGTACTGGGGTTTGGATGAGCTCAGCATTgattcctgctgcagagacCG GTACttcaggaggaaggagctgagtgAAGCCTTAGACATCAAGAAAGATGCAGAAGAACTGGATGCCCAAGATGAAGAAGAGGACTTTTCTGGTAGCCTCTGTCCCAATGTCAGACAGAAACTTTGGGAACTTTTGGAAAAGCctggctcctctgcagcagccaggacgTTTGGCACCTTGTCcatggtttttgttgttgtgtcAATTGCCAACATGGCCTTGATTTCAGTAGAGCTCAGCTggctggccccagccctgctggatgcCCTAGAGTACCTGTGCATTGCGTGGTTCACAGCGGAGTTTGTCCTGAGGCTCCTGTGTGCCCGAGATCGGTGCCGCTTCCTGAGGAGTGTGGCAAACATCATAGACCTCCTTGCTATTCTGCCTTTCTACATCACCCTGCTGGTAGAGAGCCTGTGTGGTGGTGagagctcccaggagctggagaacGTGGGGCGCATTGTCCAAGTGCTGAGACTTCTCAGAGCCCTGCGGATGCTGAAGCTGGGAAGACATTCAACAG GCTTGCGGTCCCTTGGGATGACTATTGCTCAGTGCTATGAGGAGGTTGGccttctgcttcttttcctctctgtagGAATCTCTATATTTTCCACTGTGGAGTACTTTGTTGAACAAGGTGTGCCAGGCACAACTTTCACAAGTGTACCTGGTGCTTGGTGGTGGGCAACAACTTCCATGACAACGGTTGGTTATGGTGACATTAGACCAGACACTACCATTGGTAAGGTAGTAGCCTTTATGTGTATACTATCAGGAATACTGGTTTTGGCTTTGCCAATAGCTATAATAAATGACCGTTTTTCTGCCTGTTATTTTACTCTGAAGATAAAAGAAGCTGCTCTTCGGCAGCGTGAAGCTTTAAAGAAACTCATGAAGAACTCATCCAGCGATTCAAATATCAACGTGAATTTGCGAGACATATACGCACGCAGCGTCATGGACATGTTGCGGttaaaaagcagagagagagcaaGTACAAGGAGCAGTGGTGCAGATGAattttggttttga